A stretch of the Flavobacterium sp. 5 genome encodes the following:
- a CDS encoding M1 family metallopeptidase, producing the protein MIKNFLTQVSVALFFLAQSSFAQELYMPRNIKEAYTKETRSMDGKPGKKYWQNHGAYTMDITVNPTNKTVSGIETIVYENNSNDTLKNMVIRFVNNLHKPSSPRSGTVSTDFLSDGLTITSLKINGIVYNEDARKWGTVGNVKMKSPILPKSKATLEIEWNYPLSKESGREGQIDESTFYVAYSYPRVSVFDDYNKWDRLPHTDRQEFYNDFNDYVYSVKAPKNYVVYGTGDLLNPDAVLNPEFSARLKKSYTSDDITHIANEQEMKEGRVTLQNDWNTWKFQANNITDVCFGLSNHYLWDAGSVIVDSKTKRRTSTQAAYDVKGTDFINSVKNNNYALAWFSNNWPGVPYPFSKMTAFQGFADMEYPMMVNDSQMGDPVFAQLVQDHEIAHTYFPFYMGINETRYAFMDEGWATTFEYLIGIAEHGKEAADKFYKEFRVEHYINDASTEEDQPIISMSTQVSDAGYGNNSYGKASLSYIALKDLLGDDQFKKSLHFYMDTWNGKHPIPWDFFNCMNSSSGKNLNWFFNNWFFTNNYIDLAIDKVEQSKGTISIKNVGGFAIPFDVVVVYKDDSKAVLHQKPSIWETNQKSTVISFKVDKIIKSISVDNGIFMDATLLNNIWNNQ; encoded by the coding sequence ATGATAAAAAACTTCCTTACACAGGTATCAGTTGCTCTTTTTTTTCTTGCTCAAAGTAGTTTTGCACAAGAGCTTTATATGCCAAGAAATATAAAAGAGGCTTATACCAAAGAAACCCGTTCAATGGATGGCAAACCAGGTAAAAAGTATTGGCAAAACCACGGTGCATATACAATGGATATTACCGTAAATCCTACCAACAAAACAGTTAGTGGAATCGAAACTATTGTTTATGAAAACAATAGTAATGATACTTTGAAAAATATGGTAATCCGTTTTGTTAATAATTTGCATAAACCCTCTTCACCAAGGAGTGGGACGGTTAGTACAGATTTTTTATCTGATGGATTAACAATTACTTCTCTCAAAATAAACGGAATTGTTTATAATGAAGATGCCAGAAAATGGGGTACAGTTGGGAATGTGAAAATGAAAAGCCCAATACTTCCTAAATCTAAGGCTACTTTAGAAATTGAGTGGAATTATCCATTATCTAAAGAGAGCGGAAGAGAAGGACAAATAGATGAATCGACTTTTTATGTAGCATATAGCTATCCTAGAGTATCTGTATTCGATGATTATAATAAATGGGACAGATTGCCTCACACGGATCGTCAAGAGTTTTATAATGACTTTAATGACTATGTTTATTCGGTTAAGGCTCCTAAGAATTATGTAGTGTACGGAACAGGTGATTTGTTAAATCCTGATGCCGTTTTAAATCCTGAGTTTTCGGCTCGTTTAAAGAAATCGTATACTTCAGATGATATTACGCATATTGCTAATGAGCAGGAAATGAAAGAAGGACGAGTTACCCTTCAAAATGATTGGAATACTTGGAAATTTCAAGCAAATAATATTACCGATGTGTGTTTTGGTTTAAGTAATCATTATTTGTGGGATGCAGGTAGTGTGATCGTAGATTCGAAAACCAAACGTCGCACCAGTACACAAGCTGCTTATGATGTAAAAGGAACAGATTTTATCAACTCTGTTAAAAACAATAATTATGCATTGGCATGGTTTTCTAACAATTGGCCAGGAGTTCCATACCCATTTTCAAAAATGACCGCTTTTCAGGGATTTGCAGATATGGAGTATCCTATGATGGTTAATGATTCTCAAATGGGAGATCCGGTTTTTGCTCAATTGGTACAAGATCATGAAATTGCTCATACTTATTTTCCTTTTTATATGGGGATAAATGAAACTAGATATGCTTTTATGGACGAAGGTTGGGCTACTACTTTTGAATATCTTATTGGTATAGCCGAACACGGAAAAGAAGCTGCTGATAAATTTTATAAAGAATTCAGGGTTGAGCATTACATTAATGACGCTTCAACCGAAGAAGATCAACCGATAATTTCAATGTCGACGCAGGTTTCAGATGCGGGTTATGGTAATAACTCTTATGGAAAAGCTTCCCTATCTTATATTGCTTTGAAGGATTTACTTGGAGATGATCAATTCAAAAAATCACTTCATTTTTATATGGATACCTGGAACGGAAAACATCCTATCCCGTGGGACTTTTTTAATTGTATGAATAGCAGTTCAGGCAAAAATTTAAATTGGTTTTTCAATAATTGGTTTTTCACGAATAATTATATTGATTTGGCTATTGATAAAGTAGAACAATCCAAAGGCACTATTTCGATTAAAAATGTAGGAGGTTTTGCGATTCCTTTTGATGTTGTTGTCGTTTACAAAGATGATTCAAAAGCGGTTCTACACCAAAAACCATCCATTTGGGAAACGAATCAAAAAAGTACTGTGATTTCTTTTAAAGTTGATAAAATAATAAAATCGATTTCTGTTGATAATGGTATATTTATGGATGCTACTCTGTTAAATAATATATGGAATAATCAATAA
- a CDS encoding cytochrome c: MKANFKFLALLTLLITTGTKSIAQEISWYAPEYSNSLQNPFVGNQKATDGGGEIFNQMCVLCHGVKGQGNGEAGRTLQPHPANFTALNVKNQTDGAIFWKITNGNAPMATYFEILTDDQRWKLVNYIRELEKK; encoded by the coding sequence ATGAAAGCAAATTTTAAATTTTTAGCACTATTAACTTTACTAATTACAACAGGAACAAAGAGTATAGCTCAGGAAATAAGCTGGTATGCTCCTGAATATTCTAATTCATTACAAAATCCATTTGTAGGAAATCAAAAGGCAACAGATGGAGGGGGAGAAATATTCAATCAGATGTGTGTGCTGTGTCACGGTGTAAAAGGACAAGGAAACGGGGAAGCGGGGCGTACACTGCAGCCACATCCTGCTAATTTTACTGCTCTGAATGTAAAGAATCAAACAGATGGTGCTATTTTTTGGAAAATAACCAATGGCAATGCACCTATGGCTACTTACTTTGAAATTTTAACAGATGATCAACGATGGAAGTTGGTCAACTATATACGAGAATTAGAAAAAAAATAA
- a CDS encoding M13 family metallopeptidase — MKIITKITLFSIITLSIASCNKKDTAFVDPLLTNRDTTVNPSDDFFNYANGGWFKKNPIPSSEKSNGIVRIIQDTINNQIKTICLKSAESNADKGSNKQKIGDFYASGMDSITIDKLGITPLKNEISKIDNIKDVSSLLQTIAYFQTTGTTPAFSFGVSQDDKISSKNALFINQGGLGLGQRSYYFDTDAETKNIRKEYVKHIAKIFELCGENKNISSENATIVMKLETELAKNSRKLEDLRDPNKNYNKMSVTQLNKLTPDIDWKIMFTNLNIKNADTVIVGQPEFYKGLNAALKSYTIDEWKTYLKWDLFNSYAAYLNKDIERQNFYFFSTVMNGIKKQKPRWKRIVRQTDEGLGELIGQVYIDEYLPKGTKEKLLEIGNNVRDVYAERIKKLDWMSETTKGKALNKLNKIVMKVGYPDKWKDLSSIIIDKTAYINNIKSVNRWNYTYMINKFGKPVDRTEWLLYPQTYNAYYNPVNNEICVPACNIIVPGFEGRMPDDAILYGIIGGSTFGHEITHGFDDIGSQYDDKGNLNNWWTKEDYTKFKAKTKLIVEQFNKFEIEGGKHVNGDSNQGENIADLGGVIMGFEAFKKTKQYKTKEIVSGLTPEKRYFLAYGYAWMVNATKESLSQQIMTDVHSPPQFRVNGPLANTPEFYKAFNIKEGSKMWQPKTLRVQIW, encoded by the coding sequence ATGAAAATAATTACCAAAATTACCCTTTTTTCAATAATTACATTAAGCATAGCTAGTTGTAATAAAAAAGACACTGCATTTGTTGACCCATTACTTACCAATAGGGATACAACTGTCAATCCATCAGATGATTTTTTTAATTACGCTAATGGAGGTTGGTTCAAAAAGAATCCTATACCTTCTTCTGAAAAAAGTAATGGAATTGTCAGAATAATTCAGGATACGATTAATAATCAAATTAAAACTATCTGCCTAAAATCTGCCGAATCTAATGCTGACAAAGGGAGTAATAAACAAAAAATTGGTGATTTCTATGCTTCAGGAATGGATTCAATCACTATTGATAAACTTGGAATTACACCTCTTAAAAATGAAATTTCTAAGATTGACAATATAAAAGACGTATCAAGTTTATTGCAAACAATTGCTTATTTTCAAACTACTGGTACAACACCTGCCTTTAGTTTTGGTGTAAGTCAAGATGACAAAATAAGTTCAAAAAATGCTTTGTTTATTAATCAAGGTGGATTAGGACTAGGACAGCGTAGTTATTATTTTGATACTGATGCTGAAACCAAAAATATTAGAAAGGAATATGTAAAACATATTGCTAAAATATTTGAATTATGTGGAGAAAATAAAAATATTTCTTCTGAAAATGCTACAATCGTAATGAAATTGGAAACTGAATTAGCAAAGAATTCCAGAAAACTGGAAGATCTTCGGGATCCAAATAAGAACTATAATAAAATGTCAGTTACCCAACTGAATAAACTTACTCCAGACATTGATTGGAAAATAATGTTTACCAATTTAAATATTAAAAATGCCGATACTGTAATTGTTGGTCAACCGGAATTTTATAAAGGATTAAATGCTGCACTAAAAAGTTACACAATTGACGAATGGAAAACGTATCTAAAATGGGATTTATTCAATTCGTATGCAGCTTATTTGAATAAAGATATTGAGCGTCAAAATTTCTATTTCTTTAGCACTGTGATGAATGGAATTAAAAAACAAAAACCACGCTGGAAAAGAATCGTAAGACAAACAGACGAAGGATTAGGTGAATTAATTGGACAAGTATATATCGATGAATATTTGCCAAAAGGTACCAAAGAAAAACTTCTTGAAATAGGAAATAATGTCCGCGATGTGTATGCAGAACGTATCAAAAAGTTAGATTGGATGAGTGAAACCACAAAGGGAAAAGCTCTAAATAAATTAAATAAAATAGTAATGAAGGTTGGATATCCTGACAAGTGGAAGGATTTAAGTTCGATTATTATCGATAAAACAGCATATATCAACAATATAAAATCTGTTAATCGATGGAATTATACTTATATGATTAATAAGTTTGGGAAACCTGTTGATAGAACAGAATGGCTTTTATATCCTCAAACGTATAATGCTTATTACAACCCTGTCAATAACGAAATTTGTGTACCTGCTTGCAATATTATAGTCCCAGGTTTTGAAGGAAGAATGCCGGATGATGCTATTCTTTATGGAATCATTGGTGGTTCAACATTCGGACATGAAATTACTCATGGATTTGACGACATAGGAAGCCAATATGATGATAAAGGAAACTTAAACAATTGGTGGACAAAGGAAGATTATACCAAGTTCAAAGCCAAAACCAAATTAATTGTAGAGCAATTTAATAAATTTGAAATTGAAGGCGGCAAACATGTTAACGGAGATTCAAATCAAGGAGAAAATATTGCCGATTTAGGTGGTGTTATTATGGGTTTTGAAGCATTTAAAAAAACGAAACAATACAAAACCAAAGAGATTGTTAGTGGTCTGACACCTGAAAAACGTTATTTTTTGGCTTATGGATATGCTTGGATGGTAAATGCAACTAAGGAATCTTTATCACAACAAATAATGACAGACGTACATTCACCTCCACAATTTAGAGTTAATGGACCATTAGCAAATACACCAGAATTCTACAAAGCATTTAACATCAAAGAAGGAAGCAAAATGTGGCAACCAAAGACTTTAAGAGTTCAGATTTGGTAA
- a CDS encoding NAD(P)-dependent alcohol dehydrogenase has protein sequence MGTTNVKAYGTESADAPLEQMGIQRRSLTVKDIEIDILYCGVCHSDLHTARNDWGFTTYPAVPGHEIVGKVTSIGSEVTKLKVGDFAAVGCLVDSCHTCDNCKQDLEQYCSNGWVGTYNAPDKHLGGMTLGGYSEKIVVDEHFVLKVPGNLDLAATAPLLCAGITTWSPLRHWKVGKGSKVAVVGLGGLGHMGIKLAKGLGAEVTLFSRSPGKEKDAFDLGADAVIISTDDNQMNSVNGKFDLIIDTVPYIHDVNPYVGTLNTNGTLVLVGYLGPLDPFLNTVPMIMGRKSVAGSLIGGIAETQEMLDFCGEHNIVSEIELIKMQDINEAYERMLKSDVRYRFVIDMASLKG, from the coding sequence ATGGGAACAACGAATGTAAAAGCATACGGTACGGAATCCGCTGATGCTCCTTTGGAACAAATGGGAATACAACGCAGAAGTCTGACTGTAAAAGATATTGAAATTGACATTTTGTATTGTGGTGTTTGCCACTCCGATTTGCACACCGCAAGAAATGATTGGGGTTTCACCACTTATCCAGCCGTACCAGGTCATGAAATTGTTGGAAAAGTGACCAGCATAGGAAGTGAAGTTACCAAACTAAAAGTAGGTGATTTTGCTGCCGTTGGATGTTTAGTAGATTCTTGCCACACTTGCGATAATTGCAAGCAAGATTTAGAGCAATATTGTTCGAATGGTTGGGTCGGAACTTACAATGCTCCTGACAAACATTTGGGCGGGATGACTCTTGGCGGTTATTCAGAAAAAATTGTGGTTGATGAGCACTTCGTTTTAAAAGTGCCTGGCAATCTTGATTTGGCTGCTACAGCACCTTTATTATGTGCAGGAATCACGACTTGGTCTCCTCTTCGCCATTGGAAAGTAGGGAAAGGAAGTAAAGTAGCTGTTGTTGGTCTAGGCGGATTGGGTCACATGGGTATCAAGCTGGCTAAAGGATTAGGTGCCGAAGTAACACTTTTTTCAAGAAGCCCTGGTAAAGAAAAAGATGCTTTCGATTTGGGTGCAGATGCTGTAATTATCTCGACAGATGATAATCAAATGAATTCTGTAAATGGAAAATTTGATTTGATTATAGATACGGTTCCTTACATCCATGATGTGAATCCATATGTTGGGACTTTGAATACGAATGGAACTTTGGTTTTAGTTGGGTATTTAGGACCGTTAGATCCATTTTTGAACACTGTTCCGATGATTATGGGAAGAAAATCAGTAGCAGGATCTTTGATTGGTGGTATTGCCGAAACTCAGGAAATGCTTGACTTTTGTGGTGAACACAATATTGTTTCGGAAATTGAATTAATCAAAATGCAGGACATTAATGAAGCGTATGAAAGAATGCTGAAAAGTGATGTTCGCTACCGTTTTGTAATTGATATGGCTTCGCTTAAAGGATAA
- a CDS encoding AraC family transcriptional regulator → MNTILKIDKISEYNALKGIETIHPLVSVFDNTTSKQLPNNVRMNLAFYSIYLKEGDCGEIKYGRNTYDYEEGTLVFIGPGQVMEINNDANYKPTGLGLLFHPDLLKGSELNKRMDTYSFFSYEITEALHLSEKERQIIKELFDKIKFELEQTIDKHSKGIIINSIELLLNYCVRFYDRQFITRENLNTGVVSRFEHLLSDYFKSENPNNLGLPSVSYFADCLHLSANYFGDLIKKETGKTAQEHIQLKIVDLAKERIFDVEKTVSQIAFELGFKYPQHFNRMFKKSTGYTPNEYRFLN, encoded by the coding sequence ATGAACACTATTCTAAAAATTGACAAAATATCAGAATACAATGCTTTAAAGGGGATCGAAACGATTCATCCTTTGGTTAGTGTTTTTGATAATACTACTAGCAAACAACTTCCGAATAATGTTCGAATGAACTTGGCTTTTTATAGTATTTACTTAAAAGAAGGAGATTGCGGAGAGATAAAATACGGTCGAAATACGTATGATTATGAAGAAGGAACGCTTGTTTTTATTGGACCTGGGCAAGTCATGGAAATAAACAATGATGCTAATTACAAACCGACTGGTTTAGGACTGCTTTTCCATCCTGATTTACTAAAAGGGAGCGAATTGAATAAACGAATGGATACGTATTCTTTCTTTTCTTATGAAATAACCGAAGCTTTGCATTTGTCTGAAAAAGAACGTCAGATTATAAAAGAGTTGTTTGATAAAATTAAATTCGAACTGGAACAAACCATAGACAAGCATAGTAAAGGCATCATTATCAACAGTATTGAATTACTACTGAATTACTGTGTGCGTTTTTATGACAGGCAGTTTATAACGAGGGAAAATTTGAATACTGGTGTTGTATCACGATTTGAGCATTTGCTTAGCGACTATTTTAAGTCTGAAAACCCTAATAATTTGGGACTTCCTTCAGTTAGTTATTTTGCCGATTGTTTGCATCTTTCTGCTAATTATTTTGGTGATTTAATCAAAAAAGAAACTGGAAAAACGGCTCAGGAACACATTCAATTAAAAATAGTTGACCTTGCTAAAGAACGAATTTTTGATGTTGAAAAAACCGTTAGTCAAATTGCTTTTGAATTGGGTTTTAAATATCCGCAACACTTTAACCGAATGTTCAAAAAATCGACTGGATATACACCAAATGAATATCGGTTTTTAAATTAA
- a CDS encoding aldo/keto reductase: METRKLGNSGLEVSALGMGCMGLSFGYGPATDKLQGIKLIREAHEQGVTFFDTAEAYGIANEELVGEALAPFRKEVVIATKFGFKEGNSTLGMDSRPERIRAVAEESLRRLKTDVIDLFYQHRVDPNVPIEDVAGTVKELIQEGKVKHFGLSEAGVESIRRAHAIQPVTALQSEYSIWWREPELKTLPTLEELGIGFVPFSPLGRGFLTGAITENTQFDSTDFRNSLPRFNDENRKANQKLVDLLAVIASQKKATPAQIALGWLLAQKPWIVPIPGTTKSHRLTENIGGASVELSISDIQEIDEAFAKTNVKGDRYPAHIQSSIEK; the protein is encoded by the coding sequence ATGGAAACACGTAAACTAGGAAACAGTGGGCTGGAAGTATCTGCTTTGGGAATGGGATGTATGGGATTGAGTTTTGGTTATGGACCCGCTACAGATAAATTACAAGGAATAAAATTAATCAGAGAAGCCCACGAACAAGGCGTTACTTTTTTTGATACAGCCGAAGCGTATGGCATAGCAAACGAAGAATTAGTTGGCGAAGCCTTAGCTCCCTTTAGAAAAGAAGTTGTCATTGCTACCAAATTCGGATTTAAAGAAGGAAACTCGACTTTGGGTATGGACAGTCGCCCAGAACGCATAAGAGCGGTTGCTGAAGAATCGTTAAGACGATTAAAAACAGATGTTATTGATTTGTTTTATCAACATCGGGTAGATCCAAATGTGCCAATAGAAGATGTTGCAGGTACTGTAAAAGAATTGATTCAAGAGGGAAAAGTAAAACACTTCGGACTTTCGGAAGCGGGAGTAGAGTCTATTCGTAGAGCGCACGCTATACAACCCGTAACGGCTTTGCAAAGTGAATATTCTATTTGGTGGAGAGAACCAGAATTAAAAACACTGCCAACTCTGGAAGAATTAGGAATTGGTTTTGTGCCTTTTAGTCCGTTAGGAAGAGGGTTTTTGACAGGTGCTATCACTGAGAATACACAATTTGATTCAACCGATTTCAGAAACTCATTGCCTCGTTTTAATGACGAAAACAGAAAAGCCAATCAAAAATTAGTGGATTTACTAGCGGTAATCGCTTCACAAAAAAAGGCAACTCCGGCACAAATTGCATTAGGTTGGCTGTTGGCACAAAAACCGTGGATTGTTCCTATTCCCGGAACCACAAAATCACACCGATTGACCGAAAATATTGGAGGTGCTTCTGTTGAATTATCCATAAGTGATATTCAGGAAATCGATGAAGCTTTTGCAAAAACCAATGTGAAAGGAGACCGATATCCAGCACATATACAAAGCAGTATCGAAAAATAA
- a CDS encoding cupin domain-containing protein, which produces MDLENIIFPKGEKLSNDWFTGNAFLTPLLGSDANNEYSIGSVYFEKGARTNWHTHPKGQVLIVTSGKGFYQEKGKPARVITKGDVVNIPEDLEHWHGASAETEMIHIAITNCKNNVFVDWLKPVNTEEYAEANS; this is translated from the coding sequence ATGGATTTAGAAAACATCATTTTTCCTAAGGGAGAAAAATTATCAAACGATTGGTTTACAGGAAATGCATTTTTGACACCGCTTCTAGGGAGCGATGCGAATAATGAGTACTCGATAGGAAGTGTTTATTTTGAAAAAGGAGCAAGAACCAATTGGCACACGCACCCCAAAGGACAAGTGCTGATTGTAACTTCTGGAAAAGGTTTTTATCAGGAAAAAGGGAAGCCTGCACGAGTAATAACCAAAGGCGATGTTGTAAATATTCCAGAAGATTTAGAACATTGGCACGGCGCTTCGGCAGAGACCGAAATGATACACATTGCCATTACCAATTGCAAAAACAATGTTTTTGTAGATTGGTTAAAACCTGTCAATACAGAAGAATACGCTGAAGCAAACAGCTAA